From Acidobacteriota bacterium, a single genomic window includes:
- a CDS encoding ABC transporter ATP-binding protein — protein sequence MTDLAVRFSHVQRRYGRVVALDDVDLEVPRGVVLGLVGRNGSGKTTTLRLISGLLHPDRGKIEVLGFDPVSSGLEVRRRVSYMPEESALYPWMTVDELLRFAGRTHPRWDADLAARLARRLDLPGGARVGTLSRGMRAKAALVAAAACRCELLLLDDPASGLDPLVRREILEAILEAIPAEGGTVVFASHLIQDIERVADHVVLLDGGRVRLQESVERLKAHFRRATAVFADEAPSDPAPLTDLLEWRAEGRTLSLIARSRNGELRSRLRALGATHVDIEPLALEDIVIATLRGRSSSGDRL from the coding sequence ATGACCGATCTCGCCGTTCGATTCTCGCATGTCCAACGCCGATACGGCCGGGTCGTCGCGCTCGACGATGTGGACCTCGAAGTTCCGCGGGGTGTCGTGCTCGGTCTGGTAGGCCGCAACGGTTCCGGGAAGACCACGACGCTTCGCCTGATCTCGGGCCTGCTCCATCCCGACCGCGGAAAGATCGAGGTGCTCGGTTTCGATCCCGTCAGCTCCGGGCTCGAGGTTCGGCGGCGCGTGAGCTACATGCCGGAGGAGTCCGCACTCTATCCCTGGATGACGGTCGACGAACTTCTGCGCTTCGCCGGCCGCACGCATCCTCGCTGGGATGCCGACCTCGCCGCGCGGTTGGCGCGGAGACTCGATCTTCCCGGTGGCGCGCGGGTCGGCACGCTGTCCCGAGGGATGCGGGCGAAGGCCGCACTCGTTGCAGCCGCGGCCTGCCGCTGCGAGCTGCTGCTTCTCGACGACCCGGCATCCGGACTGGATCCGCTCGTCAGGCGGGAAATTCTCGAGGCCATCCTGGAGGCGATCCCCGCCGAGGGCGGCACCGTCGTCTTCGCTTCGCATCTCATCCAGGACATCGAGCGCGTGGCGGACCACGTCGTGTTGCTCGATGGCGGACGCGTCCGGCTCCAGGAAAGCGTCGAGCGGCTCAAGGCCCATTTCCGGCGCGCCACGGCGGTCTTCGCGGATGAGGCGCCATCCGATCCCGCTCCGCTCACTGACCTGCTCGAGTGGCGGGCGGAGGGTCGGACGCTGTCGCTGATCGCCCGTTCCCGCAATGGCGAGCTCAGATCGCGGCTCCGCGCACTTGGCGCCACACACGTCGACATCGAACCTCTCGCGCTCGAAGACATCGTGATCGCGACGCTGCGCGGTCGCAGCTCGTCCGGAGATCGGCTATGA
- a CDS encoding GntR family transcriptional regulator: MDLAHLDAQSPVPLYRQLAERIERLIATGALAAGDRIPTVRELAARARVNRNTAARAIQLLESEGLVRTRVGSGTFVADGAKDAGRAALLRAIDRAFDRLIRDAAAAGLPLDSLASRLHRRVELFRRCEEASRPAGEEDR, translated from the coding sequence ATGGACCTGGCTCACCTCGATGCCCAAAGCCCGGTGCCGCTCTACCGGCAGCTCGCCGAGAGAATCGAGCGGCTGATCGCCACCGGCGCCCTCGCGGCCGGCGATCGAATCCCGACGGTTCGTGAACTCGCGGCCCGGGCGCGCGTCAACCGGAACACCGCCGCCCGCGCGATTCAACTCCTCGAATCGGAAGGGCTCGTCCGGACCCGGGTCGGTTCCGGCACGTTCGTGGCGGATGGCGCGAAGGACGCGGGACGCGCGGCCCTTCTGCGCGCGATCGACCGGGCTTTCGACCGGCTGATCCGCGACGCGGCGGCTGCCGGCCTACCGCTCGACTCGCTCGCGTCCCGGCTCCACCGGCGCGTGGAGCTTTTCCGGCGCTGCGAGGAGGCAAGCCGTCCTGCCGGTGAGGAGGACCGATGA